A window of the Fusarium poae strain DAOMC 252244 chromosome 3, whole genome shotgun sequence genome harbors these coding sequences:
- a CDS encoding hypothetical protein (BUSCO:16649at5125), with product MAPNGTKRRKVAHDSSDHKSRGQAESKSAQKSFFKNASNWDLEQDYESRPRKGKKQKESNRLPIKTADGRIEQAEGQEDDAESIGSDTEWLEGREDEEEMEFEEEEVEEEPEIPEPQQIRDAQEELAKIGTQMNENPEEHVGAFKALAKIGQSKIVAIQMLALMTQMTVYKDVIPGYRIRPQEENGPREKLSKEVRTLRQYEQALVSGYQNYIKELARCSKLDIRASKGGPTLASIAITCACTLVTSVSHFNFRTDLLKILVTKLSRRKINQDGVKCLEALRELFKEDEEGRPSNDAVGLLSKMMKAREYQVDESVVNLFLSLRLLSEFSGKASQDHVESTEGSFKKKREFRTKRYRKELKEQKALDKDMANADASVSYEERDRMQSETLKLVFATYFRILKLRMPHLMGAVLEGLAKYAHLINQDFFGDLLEALKDLIRHSEEDAEKGPDDGEEGEEEKDEDDIPVRNLTREALLCTVTAFALLEGQDAHNSRNDLHLDLSFFTTHLFKTLLTLSTNPDVELTRPVNSTNAATKINVQTTTVLLLRSLTGILLPPWNIRSVPPMRLAAFSKQLMTAALQLPDKSCQAVLVLLSDMAHTHAKNIRSLWNTEERKGDGRYNPISDSIEGSNPFAATVWEGELLRKHYSPKVREGVKILEKGIAE from the coding sequence ATGGCGCCCAATGGcacgaaaagaagaaaggtcGCTCACGACTCATCTGATCACAAGTCTCGAGGTCAAGCCGAGTCAAAGAGCGCCCAGAAATCTTTCTTCAAAAACGCTTCGAATTGGGATCTTGAACAAGACTACGAATCGCGCCCGCGCAAAGGCAAGAAGCAAAAGGAAAGCAACCGACTACCTATCAAGACAGCCGATGGTCGAATTGAGCAGGCAGAAGGTCAAGAGGATGACGCAGAATCGATTGGAAGCGACACTGAGTGGCTAGAAGGCcgcgaggatgaagaagagatggagtttgaggaagaggaggtcgAGGAAGAGCCCGAGATCCCCGAGCCTCAGCAGATTCGAGATGCACAGGAGGAGTTGGCCAAGATTGGTACGCAAATGAACGAGAATCCGGAGGAACACGTCGGCGCATTCAAGGCACTTGCCAAAATCGGACAATCCAAGATTGTCGCCATTCAGATGCTCGCCCTCATGACACAAATGACCGTCTACAAGGATGTCATTCCTGGCTACCGTATACGTCCGCAAGAAGAGAATGGCCCGAGAGAGAAACTTTCCAAGGAAGTGCGAACTCTACGGCAGTACGAACAAGCTCTCGTTTCGGGATACCAAAACTACATTAAAGAGCTTGCTCGATGCTCCAAACTCGATATAAGGGCATCAAAGGGCGGACCAACTCTAGCCAGTATCGCTATCACCTGTGCCTGTACCCTCGTTACATCAGTGTCACACTTCAACTTCCGAACAGATCTGCTTAAAATTCTTGTTACCAAGCTCAGCCGACGTAAAATCAACCAGGACGGTGTTAAGTGTCTGGAGGCTCTCCGTGAGCTGTTcaaggaggatgaagaagggcGACCATCTAATGACGCCGTTGGTCTGCTctccaagatgatgaaggcCCGCGAATACCAGGTCGACGAGAGTGTTGTGAACCTTTTCCTGAGCCTACGCCTCCTGTCTGAATTCTCAGGCAAAGCGTCCCAAGACCACGTTGAAAGTACGGAGGGATCTTTCAAAAAGAAGCGCGAATTCAGAACTAAGCGTTATCGcaaggagctcaaggagcaGAAGGCTCTCGATAAGGATATGGCCAACGCAGATGCATCTGTCAGCTACGAAGAGCGCGACCGCATGCAATCAGAGACTCTAAAGCTTGTCTTTGCTACCTACTTCCGTATTCTGAAGTTGCGAATGCCTCACCTCATGGGAGCCGTTCTCGAAGGTCTGGCCAAATACGCCCATCTTATCAACCAGGATTTCTTTGGTGATCTTCTCGAGGCGCTGAAGGATCTCATCCGCCACAGCGAAGAGGATGCCGAGAAGGGCCCTGATGATGGGGAGGAAGGAGAGGAGGagaaagatgaagatgacatcCCTGTGCGCAACCTCACTCGTGAGGCTCTTCTCTGCACCGTCACAGCCTTCGCTCTGCTCGAAGGGCAAGACGCCCATAACTCACGCAACGACCTTCACCTCGATTTGTCGTTCTTCACTACACACCTTTTCAAGACACTCCTCACACTATCCACAAACCCCGATGTCGAGTTAACACGTCCCGTCAACTCAACTAATGCAGCTACCAAGATCAATGTACAAACAACAACGGTCCTTCTCCTGCGTTCGTTAACCGGCATTCTCCTCCCGCCTTGGAACATCAGGTCGGTGCCGCCTATGCGCCTCGCTGCATTCTCCAAGCAACTCATGACGGCTGCGCTTCAGCTTCCCGATAAGTCGTGCCAGGCTGTCCTTGTACTTCTTAGCGATATGGCGCACACCCACGCAAAGAACATTCGTAGTCTTTGGAATACAGAGGAGCGTAAGGGAGATGGTCGATATAACCCTATCAGTGATAGTATCGAGGGTAGCAACCCCTTTGCAGCAACAGTTTGGGAGGGGGAATTGCTGAGAAAGCACTACTCGCCTAAGGTGAGAGAAGGCGTGAAGATACTAGAGAAAGGGATAGCCGAATAG